The sequence ATTGTTCCTCTGTGTTCTCTCAGGGTACACAaaaatgacagacagacggacaaatatTTTACctttaataatataataattaaaCAATGAGAAAAACGTCTTAATAATAACGTTGAGGGTAGTTATGAACGACAAAAGCTTTCGCTAACCTCTGAATGATGATACAATGGCTTCCTGACAAACTGGGTGGCtgttgtgtgttcgtgtgtgtgtgtgtatttacctagttgtatttacctagttgtatttacctagttgtatttacctagttgtagtttcacAGGGCCTGGgatttacgctcgtgtggtcccgtctccatatctacatttatccaacttttccttaaagctttgcacactcctcgccgatactacatcctcacttagtctgttccaaacctctatatttctttgcaggaagctatatttctttgtctctcaagcatcttcccttcctcaaatttttactatgtcctcttgtgttcctagtggtattttttttcttttagtagtaacttcttcttgtctacttcttccattttgctcaataatttgtagaatagtattaggtgtgtgtgtgtgtgtgtgtgtgtgtgtgtgtgtgtgcccccacctacctatctacccTTGCTGAACTTCCccttaccacctccacctctggTCTTCTTGGTGCTGCCAGCCTTTTCCTCAGcctgtaaagaaaaaataaaataaataaataaataaataaataaataaataaataaataaaaattgtcagctgttttgtcatttttctcactatttttttacgtatttgccttttttttttttatacagcaaaggagacagcacaagggcacaaaaaataaggaaacaataaaaaaaagccagctactcgctcCTCCTGTAAAGAATGGcactggtaggctctcttgatggggcctgatggtcggccccagcccatcgtggcacaggcaaatgtttatagtggcgccatcttgcactgcctcatgctgccccccggagctcatctttaatccaagaatctagagtccgggttgataggtggtcttctggacagcatgtgggtagtcttaagccactcgacggtgactgaaaattcctgGCTGGTGTCACGCGAAGCTATCCACTCAGCCTTCCTTTTGTTATTACCCTCCTCATCATTATAATCACCACCAGTATTTCTTTTAACCATCCTTTAAGTACCATCATTGTCACCATGTCCATCTACTCACCTTCCTTTTGTTGTTATTCGTGCCGTTGGTCTTGGGTGATGGCAAAACCTTGAAGAAAGAGTCGAGTCGGCCTTGCGTGCTGGCGTTGCGAGCCTTCACCAGCTTCTTCACGCCGTTACGAATGCGCTCCTCGGAAAAGCCCTTCTCCCCGCACATGTAGTCCACCAGCTTCTCCTCGTCGGGTTCATTCCACTTAAGCTGATGTGGcgtgagaggaaagtgagaggaggagaaatccGTCGCCTTCATAGCTACCGTTGTTGTGACCATCGTAAGTGTTGCCATTTAAACCATTACCGTCATATCAGAAGAAAGATTAtaaatatcatcattatcattagtagtaaaagtagtagttattttgtatacctatttttttGTTATGTGATGTCATTTTATGCTTTCTTTACCATGACAAAATATGAATGAATAGATACATAAGAGATTTCAATATACGTACATTCATGAATAAACAAAATcataaataagaatataaaagtaagagaaatttacataaaaatcaaatgcctcatatattttctttttttgtataacACATGTATTCATTCATATAGACTTTTTTTACATCCACATATTTAGAGTGTCTGTGTATTCATATATACAAACCTTaatttcctacctttcccttataATACTTCTATCTCTTACTTGAACCCTAATCCGTTGTTTTGTtgtttctcatcctttctcccacccacaccccttccttcccatacctcccacctctctctccttaacATCGTAACCTCAACACACCTCAATCTCCTTCAcagccgagagagcccgggttcgattcctgggcggagtggaaaaatttgggcggcttttccgataccctacgcccctgtccacccagcagtgaatgggtaccaggtattagtcgggggctgtgtcccgtctcctgggatctgctcccttctataattccttccccttctgtctgtctccggcacatgaccacagatgttgcgccgactaaacgaaactttccaacttaccTCAATCTCCTTGGGGTCGGCCACCTCCGGCTCGACAAACAGCTGCCGGGCCTGGGAGAACGGCCACTCCTCTGGGACGGGGTACTTCTTGCCGTCCAGCTGCTTCACCACCGCATCAATCTTCCGGTGTTGGCGAATCAGCTCGATGGCACGCTTGGGACCGACGCCCTTGATGCTGTCACAGTAGTCACAGCCCAGCAGGATGCACAGGTCAATGAACTGTGGGGTATTAACATTAaggggtggttaggttaggttaggggttaggttaaattaggttaggttagatttgggttgggttagattaggttaggttaggggttaggtaaaattagtttaggttaagttttggttaggttaggggttaggttaagttttggttaggttagatttgggttgggttaggggttaggttaaattagtttaggttaagttttggttaggttagatttgggctgggttagattaggttaggttaagttagattagatttgtgttgggttagattaggttaagttaggttaaattacgttaggttaagttaggttagatttgggttgggttagattaggttaagttaggttaaattagtttaggttaggttagatttgggctgggttagattaggttagattaggttaggttaaattaggttaggttaagttaggttagatttgtgttgggttagattaggttattaGGTTTGGACAATTAGGTAAAAAATCAAagtaaaagcaaaagaaaactagataagaacacacacacacacacacacctcttcctgGCTCAGCTCAAGTCCATCCAGCACTTTAGACAGGTGGAACTCCTTGATTGGCATCTTGCGCGCCTCACTGAAGGTCATGTGACGCAGCAGGATAGGTGTGCCAAAGGTGAGTGCGTCCATGTCCTCCGTGGCCACCCCAtacacctgcaacacacacacgtacacacacacacacgttatttatctctacacacacacacatgtatatctatctacacattattattattattttttttttacagcaaaggacacaaaaaaaggaaacaataaaaaaaagcccgctactcgctgctcctgtacagaatccaaagaggtggccgaaagaacagCCAATTAAGTGAGAAGAGGGGTCCTGATACCTCCCtcttatacattatttttttgcatcATTCACATATATTCATTCGTACAGACTGTTTTTTACATGGACATACTTATACTATCTGCATATTCATATGTAAAAACCTTAATTTCCAACCTACCTCTTTCCCTTTTAGATCCTTTACCAGCCTTATAATACTGCTATCtctttcttgcatatatatactAAGCACTAATTTCCTACCTCACTCCCTTTTAGATCCTTTACCACACTAatttcctacctctctcccttttagATCCTTTACCAGCCTTAcaattcttctatctctttcttgaACCCTAATCCATTGTCTTGTtgtttcacccttcctccctccgacacccttccttcccatctctctcttctctttctccttaaatTCTAACccattcttacctttcctttccatcctcccttccctctagcACCCTTTTcatctcatactctctctctttctctttttctaacaTCCCAgaccattctttcccttcctttccctcctcttttccctcccacaCCCTTTCTCCTCTTAACCCACGAAGTGCCAGCTATTTTTAACTATGACCTCTTCGTAGTGCCTgccgattttctttttttcattcgctCAAAACATCATATatataaaatggaaataatggGCAAAGAAGTAATATGTGATTTGGCAAAGTGAAACAATTTTAAACTCACCTTCAGATTGTGTCGTGTGGCTACGTAACCTGCGAAATGGCGATGCTGGCAGTGAGTGTGTGGGTACCCGCTAGTGGCCCTTAGGATGCGGCCACaccacgcggtttgctgggagggtagagggtagcgggatgcctagcgggtcagaggcaagaacaagcacattatctaataggagtggccatacaggatgcgggtagcgggtaagcttggagggaacctgCTATCCGCGTCCGGTATGGCCATTCGtattagataacgtgtttgttcttgcctctgacccgcgaGGCATTCcactaccctctaccctcccagcaaaccccATGCAGTGTGGTCGCACCCTTCATGTTGCTGAATGTCGCCTTGGTAATGGTTTCCACACCGCCGATACGCGCGTGTTTCCTAGGCTACTCATAGTGACCGAGAGAGCAGCAAGAATTGTGCCGATTCACGAGAGGGGGTATATTTTCTTTGTTCACATTACTGTCGTTGGGTTGCATGTaatcattatgtgtgtgtgtgtgtgtgtgtgtgtgtgtgtgtgtgtgtgtgtgtgtgtttataaaccctctctccctctttctaacatccccccttctcccttcctcccaacgttgccaaactgtcgtacactgaacattgcattcatcatttttaggctccaaggcTGTCGCaaccacacaaataacgtaaCGAAATTAaggttagcgttaaaactgttaaatatcgATGGGTTGCGTTCTCTTTTCCTGTAGTTATCGACCAAAAAGTACAAAAATGAGATGCgctaagtacgataatttgacaacgcttttttctttttttttacagccgagacagttcaagggcgaaaaaagaaaaaaaaagagaaaaaaaaaaaaagaccactactcactgctcctgaatagaggtcaaaggagtgtccaaaaagagaggtcaatttcaggacgAGAGGTGTCCTGAACCCTCCGTCACATCCAGTCGCACACACTTACCTTACCAGCCTTGGCCAGGGCCGCACACTGAGCCTCTGCCTCACAAGGGGCCTCCACGTAAGGGATGCCCATCAGTTCCAGCAGCTTCTTGGCCTCTTCCGTGTGGGTTTTCGTGACCTTGACGAGGCGACGGCTGAATTTCTCCACGTCCTCCACATTGCCTGTTGGGTGTttgatgttaacccggtagcagcgggggtcatgtttgttaggttaggtcaggctaggttaggttaggttaagttaggttaggttaaaggcccctctaagcaaaataaagagaaaaaataatcactcacgcaaaccatttcataatatatatcaacgcatatgtgatcagtttatgcatggcagaaatttggcccatcgttggtacacggaaaagccacaaatttggcccgtcgctgctaccgggttaattaggttaggttaggtaaagttaacaTAATGGgacaagatgaaaaaaatgggatAAAGGATGTATGTAATGAAACagtatgaaaaaatgaagattaaaaaaaataaataaataaataataaaaaaaaatggtgtatCTGTGtataaattagataaaaaaagttaaaaagggtatatataaaaatgaaaataaggataaaaaaatcAATAGCAAGGGAATGGATATATATAGTAACGATTAAAAAGCTGACATAATGAAAAATAATtccaacaaaaacaataacaatagaaatgctaacaataataacaacagcaccaGCACTCACCCGCCTCCTCGGCCTGCTCCAGCGCCTTCTGAGCCTCATCGCGCCGCTCCTTCCGCTTGGCCAGCTCGCCGCCCTTCATGGTGGGGGGCTTGCCGTCAAACACATACACGGGCTTGATGCCGTTGTCCACCATACGGATCGTGCGGTAGAAAAAGCCCATCAAGTGACTGTCGGAAATAGGGAAATAAACATAACCATTAAACTTACTGAGAGAAATATACATGCATTATCAAGTGTCATAAACTCATAATGTAGCTTTTATGCATATTTTCTGCCTAACCAATGCTACAACTGACCAtaccataattttttttattttttattttttacagcaaaggagacagctcaagggcacaaaaaaagtaaacattaataaaaaaaagcctgctactcgctgctcctaaaaagaatccaaagaggtggccgaaagataggtcagtttcgggaggagaggtgtcctgataccctcctcttgaaagagttcaagtcgcctGTATAGTTATCAATACACTTCTATACCTGGTGGTCTCGCCGTCCGCAGTGGTCAGCATCTGTCCCTCCTGCCGCACCGCCACCAGGAACTGATACAGACTCATGGAGGCATCCACAGCAACCTTACGGCCTGCAGAAGGGAAACACACGGCGGTAAATAACTAGTGGATGTGAATGGGAAAAATACACCTTTACTGGACACCTTAACCCAgcagcagcgaggatcatgtttcttaatggtccctctaagcgaggaaattgagaaaaaatcatcactcacacaaaccatttcataatatatatcaaagtatttgtgatcagtttatgtatcattaatttttttggggttatatcatggcacaaatttggcccgtcgctgctacacggtaaagccacaaatttggcccgttgctgctacacggtaaagccacaagtgttttgaatccaaccagcaaataAGATATTACTCAGTCGTAATaatgttaagttctttcgaatactggtgtccttgtccgcttttatcgcccggttagtggtagcagtaatggtagttctttcctctttcctacataatttccaagcAGTTTTTCCAAGCCTTTGcctttgctatccttcatcttccacctttgattagatagttagtgtagcttgtcacaaacagcctcgtaaggacaagcaggtctgctgttgtttgttcttcctctgtgtccttatctctgtacctttgagcctgtggtgggagagaacccattacctcgggacacagggccgGTGAGACATCTGGGTTTATCACAGTTTGCAAGGAGAGAGATACCCGCGGAGAGAAAGATGATTATTGCCTAGAAGATAAAGACAACTGTACCATGATCTTAACTAAGGAAATAGCTAGGCACCCCCATTACCACATAACCATATTTTCCCTCTGAATAAGCCGTGACACCCACTTAATATCAAAGACGAGAGTGAGATACCCGCGGAAAGAAAGATGATTATTACCGAGAAGATAAAGACAACTAACACGATCTTAACCATGGAGATAACTACAGTAGGCGCGCTAACCACTCCCCAATTGCCACATaaccctttatctctttccttataCCATGACACTAACTTAATATCACCTACGAGAGAGATATAATGGTGGAAACACGAATGGTTACTGAATATCACCTACGAGAGAGATATAATGGTGGAAACACGAATGGTTACTGCAGAGAAGATAAAGACAACTGACATACGATAATTAGAGAGACAAAAAAACCAGGAGCTTAAAGAAAGGCCATAACGAGCTACTATATGTCGACGCCTCACCAAAGTAATTCTTCATCTCGTTCTCCTTGACGGCTGCAGGGGCCACGTCGGCGATCAGCTTGGAAAGGCCCGTAATTCCCATGGCGGCGTGTAATTGTAAGGCGGGGAGGAGCACTGGGAGGAGGCCGCCGCGGAAGGTAAACAAACGCCGGGAAAGCGCGCCAACCATGGAGGAAGAATTAGTGGAGTCgaccagcgttaccagattatcgtactcagaacatcgtattttcctgtttctgatcTACAAGAAAAAaatcgataattaaccatttgaACTCTAATTGTAAGtgtatatcgttatcagtgtaggctcGACAGTACGACAATGCCAACCATGGAGGAatcatattttcctgtttctgatcCATAACAATTGCAGAAAAACATCGATAAATAACCACCTGAACTCTAATTGTAaatgtatatcgttatcagtgtaggctcgacagttttggcctcaagcagacgaaaacattatgcctagtacgacaatctggtaacgctgccaTGGAGGAAGTGAATTGAGTGGAGTCGACCAGCGTTACGGCAGGGATTATTACTTATTTAATCTGATTTACATGCGTTTTTGTGATTGTGTTTAgcctttttattgtattttgaatGTGATGCTTGATTACTACTTATTTCATCtgatttacatgtttttttaacAAATGGAAAAGCGCgccaaaaaaaaacattcgattctgggattgttatttattttatctgaTTTACTTGTGTTTTTGTGGGTGTGTTTAGTCTTTTTATCGTATTTTGAATGTGATGCTTATGTGTTATATGTCTTACTGCTTAAATCGcgcatatactttttttttttttttatctagtagGTCCTTAACCCTTTCAAAATCACCATATTTCAACTAGCTCCATGTCAATAGCTAAATACTTCGCTTAATCTATTGGTTTATTAAGTTTATTCAGAAATCTCTTTAATGTATTTGTGAACTTTTTTATTTAGCGCCCACTTTTGAATTCCAAACCGCGGGAAAATCAAATCATACTAGCAAATGCAGATTGCTATGCCTAGACAATATAGATGATTTATGTAACTCAcgtatttcattttccttttatacacaccattttcctttatttcatttatttgctCAAGAAAATTTGGCCGTAGAAGTAGCATGAATTTGAGAGTaaaaagtaagatttgtatttgGCAACTTACTCTTTCCAATACAGGGACAAACACAACTATTGAACTTACATCAGACTTTATTTACAGGTATCTAACAAATGAACAAACATCAATTATTCTTCACGTTGCAACTaaacgatgacacacacacacacacacacacacacacatagggccaAAAAACATACACATGACTTCTAGCCCAACCTGTAGAAGAAGTAAATTGGGCGATAGGACAAAACGATACCTTTCCTCCGTGCATTTATTTACTTGGctacaaacaacacacacacacacacacacacacacacacacacacacacaatgaaggaAAGGCTAGATAAATGccgatatggagacgggactattagaatTTGGGctcggtagactacaaataggtaaacacacacacacacacacacacacacacacacatacatcatcacCTACCTAGCCGCATATACATGGCATGCTTACACTCAGGGCTGTCGTCTGGGAGGTACTTGTCGTAGAAGTTCGAGAGAAACTCCTCCACCTTGAATCCGAAACGCTGGTACAGGATCAGAGCCGGGTTGGTCGCCGAGACATGCAGGGTCACGTCCTTCCCCTGGCAGCTCTGTGGGGGGCAGGGGGTCAagccaggtcaggtcaggtcatactgcgtctctctctctctctctctgacaccctAAAGCACCCAAACACCCTCatccacacacccaaacacaaaacaaacacccacacccagccacacacacacacacaaaaaaaaaaaaaaaaaaaaaaaaactccctccaatcttcaatcttcctttcattttttctgttttttctacttctatctctttcactctctctctctctctctgacacccatgcactcccacacccacccacacactcataccccccacacccacccacacaagtaaacacacacccacacacacaaacaacaaaaaaaaaaaaacacccttcctccttcacacacacaaacgcaagcAAAAAAACACCTATGCCAAtcgccccccacccacccctacaCCCACCCTCTACGCACCTGTATCAAATGGTAGAGGAGGAAGGTCGCAATGCCCGCCCGGCGCCACTCGGGATGCAccagcaggaaggagagataggccTCGTTGTAGCTCGTATCCGGCACCAGCACGCCAAACCCGACCACCAGGTGACGGTACAGCACGACGCAGGTGTGATCGGGGTACTGCAGGACCTCGGACACTGCGGGAAAGGGTGgtataggttgggttaggttaggttaggttaggttaggtttggttaggttaggttaggttaggttaggtttggttaggttaggtttggttaggttaggttaggttaggttaggtttggttaggttaggtttggttaggttaggtttggttaggttaggtttggttaggttaggttaggttaggtttggttaggtttggttaggtttggttaggttaggttgtaaaagatgatgaaaaataaataatgtaaataagataGAAAGTAAGACAGAGAAATACATAGCAAAGATAATACAATAGAtaaatagcagagagagagagagagagagagagagagagagagtcagaattaaaggagaaaaagaagaaaataaaagaaagagataaaaaaaagttgtgaaaaagtaaaagaagaaaaaactctaCAATCACACCCAAGTCCACTCACAGTCCACCCCAGGCCAGAAGAAGTGATGCGCCAGCTGGTTCATGGCGGGGATGTGCCGAGGGGTGACATAGCAGTAGTctatggggggcgggggggatgggcgccacccctcctcccctcggtggtGGTGCGCGACAATCTCCCGCAACAGCTGTAGCTTAGGGGGGGTGCAGCTGTGGTCTCGGAGAATGTAGGGCTTGAGgtacctgtggtggtggtggtggtggtaggaagaAATggattagtggtagtagtagtagtagtagtagtagtagtagtagtagtagtagtagtagtagtagtagtagtaggaataatgctgatagtaataataataat comes from Eriocheir sinensis breed Jianghai 21 chromosome 49, ASM2467909v1, whole genome shotgun sequence and encodes:
- the LOC126981877 gene encoding flap endonuclease 1-like; the encoded protein is MVGALSRRLFTFRGGLLPVLLPALQLHAAMGITGLSKLIADVAPAAVKENEMKNYFGRKVAVDASMSLYQFLVAVRQEGQMLTTADGETTSHLMGFFYRTIRMVDNGIKPVYVFDGKPPTMKGGELAKRKERRDEAQKALEQAEEAGNVEDVEKFSRRLVKVTKTHTEEAKKLLELMGIPYVEAPCEAEAQCAALAKAGKVYGVATEDMDALTFGTPILLRHMTFSEARKMPIKEFHLSKVLDGLELSQEEFIDLCILLGCDYCDSIKGVGPKRAIELIRQHRKIDAVVKQLDGKKYPVPEEWPFSQARQLFVEPEVADPKEIELKWNEPDEEKLVDYMCGEKGFSEERIRNGVKKLVKARNASTQGRLDSFFKVLPSPKTNGTNNNKRKAEEKAGSTKKTRGGGGKGKFSKGR